One window of the Eucalyptus grandis isolate ANBG69807.140 chromosome 8, ASM1654582v1, whole genome shotgun sequence genome contains the following:
- the LOC104456041 gene encoding WD repeat-containing protein 55, producing MEIDLGNLAFDVDFHPSEQLVASGLITGDLLLYRYGDGSSPEKLLEVRAHGESCRAVRFINDGKAILTGSPDCSILATDVETGSVVARVENAHEAAVNRLVNLTESTIATGDDNGCIKVWDTRQRSCCNTFSAHEDFISDMTFASDSMKLVVTSGDGTLSVCNLRSNKVQTRSEFSEDELLSVVIMKNGRKVVCGTQSGTLLLYSWGFFKDCSDRFVDLSPSSVDALLKLDEDRIIAGTENGLISLIGILPNRIIQPIAEHSDHPIERLAFSHDKKFLGSISHDQTLKLWDLNDILGSEDSPSSQAAIDDSDSDEMDVDANPPDSSKGNKKKHSGKGNDVGNANNFFADLGD from the exons ATGGAGATCGATCTCGGAAACCTCGCATTCGACGTCGATTTTCATCCATCGGAGCAGCTCGTCGCCTCCGGCCTCATCACCGGCGACCTCCTCCT GTACCGCTACGGCGACGGCTCCTCGCCGGAAAA GTTGCTGGAAGTGCGAGCGCACGGCGAGTCTTGTCGGGCTGTTCGGTTTATCAACGATGGGAAAG CGATTCTGACCGGTTCTCCGGATTGCTCGATTCTCGCAACGGATGTGGAGACAGGATCCGTCGTCGCTCGAGTTGAAAATGCTCACGA GGCTGCTGTCAATAGGTTGGTCAATTTGACGGAGTCTACTATTGCCACGGGAGATGATAATGGGTGCATCAAG GTTTGGGACACCAGACAACGTTCTTGCTGCAACACATTTAGTGCCCATGAAGATTTCATATCGGACATGACATTTGCATCTGATTCCATGAAACTTGTTGTCACAAG TGGAGATGGGACTCTATCTGTTTGCAATCTTCGAAGTAATAAA GTCCAAACTCGGTCCGAGTTCTCTGAAGATGAGTTACTATCTGTTGTCATTATGAAG AATGGAAGGAAAGTTGTTTGTGGAACACAAAGTGGAACATTATTACTATATTCATGGGGATTCTTCAAGGATTGCAG TGATCGCTTTGTGGATCTCTCCCCCAGCTCAGTTGATGCGTTGCTGAAG CTTGATGAGGATAGGATCATTGCAGGAACTGAGAACGGACTCATCAG TCTGATAGGAATATTACCCAACAGAATCATCCAACCGATTGCAGAGCATTCAGATCATCCTATTGAGCGCCTTG CCTTCTCTCATGATAAAAAGTTTCTTGGCAGCATATCGCATGATCAGACATTGAAG CTCTGGGATTTGAATGACATACTAGGGTCTGAAGATTCTCCATCAAGTCAAGCAGCCATAGACGACAGTGATAGCGATGAGATGGATGTGGATGCGAATCCTCCCGATTCTAGCAAAG GGAACAAGAAGAAGCATTCAGGCAAAGGAAATGATGTTGGCAATGCCAACAACTTTTTCGCCGACTTAGGCGATTGA
- the LOC104456042 gene encoding LOW QUALITY PROTEIN: non-lysosomal glucosylceramidase (The sequence of the model RefSeq protein was modified relative to this genomic sequence to represent the inferred CDS: deleted 1 base in 1 codon): MMGGSLFHYRKHSWPPEEYINRSTLQQFDFDSAAPPEQAWRRRLDSHANILKEFSITFREAVQMVRLGVRLWSYVREEASHGRKAPIDPFTRGSCKPSASQGVPLGGMGSGSISRGFRGEFRQWQIIPGTHEASPVMANQFSIFISRDGGNKSYASVLAPGQHEGLGKNNDQGISSWGWNLGGQRSTYHALFPRAWTVYDGEPDPDLKVSCRQISPFVPHNYRDSSLPAAVFVYTLVNTGKERAKVSLLFTWANSVGGVSHMSGDHENEPFIGEDGVSGVLLHHRTAKGSPPVTFSIAACETQNVNVTVLPCFGLSQESSITAKDMWDTMAQDGQFDRENFNSGKSTPSSPGETICAAVSATAWVEPHGKCTVVFGLAWSSPIVKFLKGSSYNRRYTKFYGTSERASVNLVHDALTNYKRWEEEIEKWQDPILKDDKLPEWYKFTLFNELYFLVAGGTVWIDSLPSEGMTVDHHPARKMEKGDKSVVEAKLNCGERGVEHTFSVESETKTFPQLSGEDMSMTPWNVDDSRNSSHLSTVHEVHTEMDDVGRFLYLEGVEYIMWCTYDVHFYASFALLELFPKIELSIQRDFAKAVLCEDGRKVKFLAEGKSGIRKARGAVPHDLGTHDPWHEMNAYNIHDTSKWKDLNPKFVLQVYRDFSATGDMSFGVDVWPSVRAAMEYMTQFDRDDDGLIENDGFPDQTYDAWTVHGVSAYCGGLWLAALQAAGAMALQLGDKEFADWCKSTFLRAKPVFEEKLWNGSYFNYDSGSSSNSKSIQADQLAGQWYTASSGLPPLFDECKIRSSLQKVYDFNVMKVKGGRMGAVNGMNPNGKVDETCMQSREVWTGVTYAVAATMILAGMKDEAFGTAEGIFTAGWSEEGYGYWFQTPEGWTMDGHFRSLMYMRPLSIWSMQWALNPRKAILEAPTIITMDRMHIPSAPLRPCQPCQVVKKASCFGNSVFHCSCQ, from the exons ATGATGGGCGGGAGCTTGTTCCATTACCGGAAGCACTCGTGGCCGCCGGAAGAGTACATCAACAGATCGACTCTGCAGCAG TTTGACTTCGATAGTGCTGCTCCTCCGGAGCAAGCATGGAGAAGAAGATTAGACAGTCATGCGAATATTCTCAAAGAGTTCAGCATCACCTTTAGGGAGGCTGTACAAATG GTTCGACTGGGCGTACGCCTATGGTCTTATGTTAGAGAAGAGGCATCCCATGGAAGG AAAGCACCTATTGATCCTTTCACGCGAGGGAGTTGCAAGCCATCTGCATCTCAAGGGGTTCCTCTAGGAGGGATGGG AAGTGGTAGCATATCCAGAGGGTTTAGAGGCGAGTTCAGGCAGTGGCAAATAATTCCTGGTACACATGAAGCTTCACCTGTCATGGCTAATCAGTTCTCT ATTTTCATATCTCGGGATGGGGGAAATAAAAGTTATGCATCAGTCTTGGCTCCAGGCCAGCACGAAGGGCTAGG GAAAAACAACGATCAAGGTATATCATCATGGGGTTGGAATCTG GGCGGTCAGCGTTCAACATACCATGCTCTATTTCCTAGAGCATGGACGGTTTATGATG GTGAGCCAGACCCAGATTTGAAGGTGTCTTGCCGGCAGATATCACCATTTGTACCTCATAATTATAGAGATAGCAGTCTTCCTGCTGCAGTATTTGTTTACACG ttGGTCAACACTGGAAAGGAAAGGGCAAAAGTCAGCCTTCTCTTTACATGGGCG AACTCAGTTGGAGGGGTCTCACACATGTCAGGAGATCATGAAAATGAACCCTTTAT TGGAGAAGATGGAGTTTCTGGTGTACTTCTGCATCACAG GACTGCAAAAGGGAGCCCACCTGTGACTTTTTCAATAGCTGCCTGTGAAACTCAAAATGTGAATGTAACTGTTTTGccctgctttgggctttctcAAGAAAGCTCTATCACTGCAAAGGACATGTGGGATACTATGGCTCAA GATGGTCAATTCGATAGGGAGAACTTCAATTCTGGGAAAAGCACGCCATCATCACCAGGAGAAACAATTTGTGCTGCAGTGTCAGCCACTGCATGGGTGGAACCCCATGGGAAGTGCACTGTTGTGTTCGGTCTTGCTTGGTCTTCTCCAATAGTAAAATTCCTTAAGGGAAGCTCCTATaatag GAGGTACACTAAATTTTATGGGACGTCAGAAAGAGCTTCTGTGAACTTGGTTCATGATGCATTAACAA ATTATAAACGATGGGAAGAAGAGATTGAAAAATGGCAAGATCCTATTCTTAAGGACGATAAGCTTCCAGAATG GTACAAGTTTACTCTATTCAACGAGCTTTACTTCTTGGTTGCTGGTGGAACGGTTTGGATTG ACTCATTGCCAAGTGAAGGCATGACGGTTGATCATCATCCAGCAAGGAAGATGGAAAAAGGAGATAAATCAGTAGTTGAAGCCAAATTGAACTGTGGAGAAAGGGGAGTAGAGCATACTTTCAGCGTTGAAAGTGAAACAAAAACTTTCCCTCAATTATCAGGGGAAGATATGTCAATGACCCCATGGAATGTGGATGATTCTCGGAATTCTTCTCATTTGTCAACAGTGCATGAAGTGCACACTGAAATGGATGACGTTGGTAGGTTCTTGTACTTGGAAGGGGTCGAATACATTATGTGGTGTACGTATGATGTACACTTTTATGCATCTTTTGCCCTTCTTGAGCTGTTTCCCAAAATTGAACTTAGCATTCAACGTGATTTTGCTAAAGCGGTCTTATGTGAGGAtggaagaaaagtgaaatttctTGCCGAGGGGAAGTCGGGAATTCGTAAGGCTAGAGGTGCAGTTCCTCATGATCTTGGAACACATGATCCATGGCATGAAATGAATGCCTATAACATTCATGACACAAGCAAGTGGAAGGATCTGAACCCAAAATTCGTGCTTCAAGTATATAGAGATTTCTCAGCGACAGGAGACATGTCCTTTGGTGTAGATGTATGGCCATCTGTTCGTGCTGCTATGGAGTACATGACACAGTTTGATCGGGACGATGATGGTCTTATTGAAAATGATGGATTTCCAGATCAAACATATGATGCCTGGACGGTTCATGGTGTTAGTGCGTACTGTGGTGGTCTGTGGCTTGCTGCACTTCAAGCTGCAGGTGCCATGGCCCTTCAGCTGGGAGACAAGGAGTTCGCTGATTGGTGCAAAAGCACTTTTTTGAGGGCTAAGCCTGTATTCGAAGAAAAGCTATGGAATGgttcatattttaattatgaCAGCGGGTCAAGTAGTAATAGTAAATCTATACAAGCGGATCAGCTTGCAGGGCAATGGTACACTGCCTCATCTGGGTTGCCTCCGCTTTTTGATGAATGTAAAATAAGAAGCAGTCTACAGAAGGTATATGATTTTAACGTCATGAAAGTGAAGGGTGGAAGGATGGGTGCAGTGAATGGAATGAATCCCAACGGAAAAGTGGATGAGACATGCATGCAGTCGCGAGAAGTATGGACTGGTGTAACTTATGCTGTGGCAGCTACAATGATCCTCGCTGGAATGAAAGACGAAGCATTTGGCACTGCTGAAGGAATTTTCACTGCTGGCTGGTCTGAAGAAGGATATGG GTATTGGTTCCAGACACCAGAGGGTTGGACAATGGACGGTCACTTCCGATCACTAATGTATATGAGGCCGCTTTCCATCTGGAGCATGCAATGGGCTTTGAACCCACGCAAGGCCATTCTCGAGGCTCCTACAATTATTACAATGGACAGGATGCACATTCCTTCTGCTCCTTTGAGACCCTGCCAACCCTGCCAAGTCGTGAAGAAGGCAAGTTGCTTTGGGAACTCCGTTTTTCACTGTTCCTGCCAATGA
- the LOC104456040 gene encoding pentatricopeptide repeat-containing protein At5g24830 isoform X2, whose protein sequence is MFSFSNSWTVSLTVSSAMLLISSSPKPIFILTHDAVETQQNWMAREDCLPGEDNFKNNRNPKEVYNVLDGLLKGNLERLKSMRESTDVAGMVDGGYNLVANHEDHEGILRNLCSEGKLGAALWLREKMIQRGAVPDVVSHNYLLGGLCRSGNLEEAGFLFADMLKMGPSPNTVSFNSYIMGYCRSNNVDGALYLLSSMVSCGVQPNRVTRNILVHALCKRGLLEEARKLLGQLVNEDNDKATSDLVASTILMDGYFKNGNVLEAVCIWDKISQEKNKMDVIAYNSFIHGLNSNGDMRSAIGAFCQMLKKGFHPDVFTYNTLLRGFYEGGKLCEASHVHSIMLLMGVAPDLITYKIIIRGLCAHGDVEKAYEFLKLMLEKSMVPDPSIWNCVIHCYGRCGDLGRALFVRDQMLAFGIVPNVFTYNALIDAQVKRENLSDAYLLKQEMQQNGLFADVVTYNLLIGAACNLGRTPFALWLYDEMLTRGCEPDIITYTELIRAYCVRGDLNKAERLFEKIQKSGIPINHVPLKILVNGYCKMGQLNLAFNLYKKWLSNWN, encoded by the exons ATGTTTTCCTTCTCCAATTCATGGACAGTATCCTTGACTGTGTCAAGCGCAATGTTGCTGATATCCTCTTCTCCAAAACCTATATTCATCCTCACCCACG ATGCTGTGGAAACTCAGCAAAACTGGATGGCAAGAGAAGATTGCTTACCAGGGGAGGATAATTTTAAGAACAACAGGAACCCAAAGGAAGTTTACAATGTTTTGGATGGACTGCTGAAAGGCAATTTGGAGCGTCTAAAATCAATGAG GGAGAGCACAGACGTGGCAGGCATGGTTGATGGTGGGTACAATTTAGTGGCCAATCATGAGGATCATGAAGGTATATTAAGGAATTTGTGTTCAGAGGGTAAGCTGGGGGCTGCATTATGGTTGCGTGAGAAAATGATACAACGTGGTGCTGTTCCTGATGTAGTTTCTCATAATTATCTTCTGGGTGGATTGTGTCGAAGTGGTAACTTAGAGGAGGCAGGTTTTCTTTTTGCGGATATGTTGAAAATGGGACCTTCTCCCAATACTGTATCCTTCAACAGTTACATCATGGGCTATTGCCGTTCTAATAACGTGGATGGTGCTCTTTATCTCTTGTCTTCTATGGTGAGTTGTGGTGTTCAGCCAAATCGTGTAACCCGTAACATACTTGTGCATGCTTTGTGCAAGAGGGGTCTTTTGGAGGAAGCGAGGAAGCTTCTTGGTCAGTTAGTTAATGAGGATAATGACAAGGCAACCTCGGATTTAGTCGCATCAACTATACTGATGGATGGTTATTTTAAGAATGGTAATGTTCTTGAGGCAGTATGTATATGGGACAAGATATCTCAGGAGAAAAATAAGATGGATGTGATTGCTTACAATTCTTTTATCCATGGACTTAATTCAAATGGGGACATGAGGAGTGCGATTGGTGCATTTTGTCAAATGCTGAAAAAAGGTTTCCATCCTGATGTTTTTACTTACAATACTCTTTTAAGAGGATTCTACGAGGGAGGAAAATTGTGTGAGGCGTCCCACGTCCACAGCATTATGTTACTGATGGGAGTTGCTCCGGATCTGATcacttataaaataattatccgAGGCTTATGTGCTCATGGAGATGTTGAGAAAGCATATGAGTTCCTTAAGCTTATGTTAGAGAAGTCGATGGTGCCTGATCCATCCATATGGAATTGTGTTATTCATTGTTATGGAAGATGCGGTGATCTTGGTAGAGCGCTATTTGTTAGGGATCAGATGTTGGCATTTGGCATTGTGCCAAATGTTTTTACTTATAATGCATTAATAGATGCACAAGTAAAGAGGGAAAATCTTTCTGATGCTTACCTGCTCAagcaagagatgcaacaaaatGGGCTTTTCGCTGATGTGGTTACTTACAATTTGTTGATAGGTGCTGCTTGTAACTTAGGCCGGACGCCTTTTGCACTTTGGTTATACGATGAAATGCTGACAAGGGGGTGTGAACCGGACATTATAACCTATACTGAACTAATTAGGGCTTACTGTGTGAGAGGTGACTTGAACAAGGCAGAAAGGCTTTTTGAGAAGATACAAAAATCTGGAATACCAATTAATCATGTTCCCCTGAAGATCCTTGTTAATGGATACTGCAAAATGGGGCAGCTTAATCTGGCTTTTAACCTCTATAAGAAGTGGCTGTCGAACTGGAACTAA
- the LOC104456040 gene encoding pentatricopeptide repeat-containing protein At5g24830 isoform X1 translates to MALLVARGDPFLAPLLSSHVFLLQFMDSILDCVKRNVADILFSKTYIHPHPRICEQNGLALPLEDAVETQQNWMAREDCLPGEDNFKNNRNPKEVYNVLDGLLKGNLERLKSMRESTDVAGMVDGGYNLVANHEDHEGILRNLCSEGKLGAALWLREKMIQRGAVPDVVSHNYLLGGLCRSGNLEEAGFLFADMLKMGPSPNTVSFNSYIMGYCRSNNVDGALYLLSSMVSCGVQPNRVTRNILVHALCKRGLLEEARKLLGQLVNEDNDKATSDLVASTILMDGYFKNGNVLEAVCIWDKISQEKNKMDVIAYNSFIHGLNSNGDMRSAIGAFCQMLKKGFHPDVFTYNTLLRGFYEGGKLCEASHVHSIMLLMGVAPDLITYKIIIRGLCAHGDVEKAYEFLKLMLEKSMVPDPSIWNCVIHCYGRCGDLGRALFVRDQMLAFGIVPNVFTYNALIDAQVKRENLSDAYLLKQEMQQNGLFADVVTYNLLIGAACNLGRTPFALWLYDEMLTRGCEPDIITYTELIRAYCVRGDLNKAERLFEKIQKSGIPINHVPLKILVNGYCKMGQLNLAFNLYKKWLSNWN, encoded by the exons ATGGCT TTATTGGTTGCCCGTGGAGATCCATTTTTAGCACCTCTGTTGTCCTCCCATGTTTTCCTTCTCCAATTCATGGACAGTATCCTTGACTGTGTCAAGCGCAATGTTGCTGATATCCTCTTCTCCAAAACCTATATTCATCCTCACCCACG AATTTGTGAGCAAAATGGCCTTGCTTTGCCTCTTGAAGATGCTGTGGAAACTCAGCAAAACTGGATGGCAAGAGAAGATTGCTTACCAGGGGAGGATAATTTTAAGAACAACAGGAACCCAAAGGAAGTTTACAATGTTTTGGATGGACTGCTGAAAGGCAATTTGGAGCGTCTAAAATCAATGAG GGAGAGCACAGACGTGGCAGGCATGGTTGATGGTGGGTACAATTTAGTGGCCAATCATGAGGATCATGAAGGTATATTAAGGAATTTGTGTTCAGAGGGTAAGCTGGGGGCTGCATTATGGTTGCGTGAGAAAATGATACAACGTGGTGCTGTTCCTGATGTAGTTTCTCATAATTATCTTCTGGGTGGATTGTGTCGAAGTGGTAACTTAGAGGAGGCAGGTTTTCTTTTTGCGGATATGTTGAAAATGGGACCTTCTCCCAATACTGTATCCTTCAACAGTTACATCATGGGCTATTGCCGTTCTAATAACGTGGATGGTGCTCTTTATCTCTTGTCTTCTATGGTGAGTTGTGGTGTTCAGCCAAATCGTGTAACCCGTAACATACTTGTGCATGCTTTGTGCAAGAGGGGTCTTTTGGAGGAAGCGAGGAAGCTTCTTGGTCAGTTAGTTAATGAGGATAATGACAAGGCAACCTCGGATTTAGTCGCATCAACTATACTGATGGATGGTTATTTTAAGAATGGTAATGTTCTTGAGGCAGTATGTATATGGGACAAGATATCTCAGGAGAAAAATAAGATGGATGTGATTGCTTACAATTCTTTTATCCATGGACTTAATTCAAATGGGGACATGAGGAGTGCGATTGGTGCATTTTGTCAAATGCTGAAAAAAGGTTTCCATCCTGATGTTTTTACTTACAATACTCTTTTAAGAGGATTCTACGAGGGAGGAAAATTGTGTGAGGCGTCCCACGTCCACAGCATTATGTTACTGATGGGAGTTGCTCCGGATCTGATcacttataaaataattatccgAGGCTTATGTGCTCATGGAGATGTTGAGAAAGCATATGAGTTCCTTAAGCTTATGTTAGAGAAGTCGATGGTGCCTGATCCATCCATATGGAATTGTGTTATTCATTGTTATGGAAGATGCGGTGATCTTGGTAGAGCGCTATTTGTTAGGGATCAGATGTTGGCATTTGGCATTGTGCCAAATGTTTTTACTTATAATGCATTAATAGATGCACAAGTAAAGAGGGAAAATCTTTCTGATGCTTACCTGCTCAagcaagagatgcaacaaaatGGGCTTTTCGCTGATGTGGTTACTTACAATTTGTTGATAGGTGCTGCTTGTAACTTAGGCCGGACGCCTTTTGCACTTTGGTTATACGATGAAATGCTGACAAGGGGGTGTGAACCGGACATTATAACCTATACTGAACTAATTAGGGCTTACTGTGTGAGAGGTGACTTGAACAAGGCAGAAAGGCTTTTTGAGAAGATACAAAAATCTGGAATACCAATTAATCATGTTCCCCTGAAGATCCTTGTTAATGGATACTGCAAAATGGGGCAGCTTAATCTGGCTTTTAACCTCTATAAGAAGTGGCTGTCGAACTGGAACTAA